From Pan troglodytes isolate AG18354 chromosome 9, NHGRI_mPanTro3-v2.0_pri, whole genome shotgun sequence, the proteins below share one genomic window:
- the LOC107967332 gene encoding protein transport protein Sec61 subunit beta-like codes for MPGPTPSGTNVGSSGHSPSKAVAARAARSTVRQRKNASCGTRSAGRTTSAGTWRMWRFYTEDSPGLKVGPVPVLVMSLLFISSVFMLHIWGKYTRL; via the coding sequence ATGCCTGGTCCGACCCCCAGTGGCACTAATGTGGGATCCTCAGGACACTCTCCCAGCAAAGCCGTGGCCGCCCGGGCGGCAAGATCCACTGTCCGGCAGAGGAAAAATGCCAGCTGTGGGACAAGGAGCGCAGGCCGCACGACCTCGGCAGGCACATGGCGGATGTGGCGATTCTACACAGAAGATTCACCTGGGCTCAAAGTTGGTCCTGTTCCAGTATTGGTTATGAGCCTTCTGTTCATCTCTTCTGTATTTATGTTGCACATTTGGGGCAAGTACACTCGTTTGTAG